In the genome of Bacteroidetes Order II. bacterium, one region contains:
- a CDS encoding M1 family metallopeptidase, protein MIHRFWRILPIVLLLGMSVANAQYWLQPGDGKTNNSQFRPIPDWPTPNEYRTSSGAPGPKYWQQKVDYKIDVTLDTTAHKLIGKERVTYKNNSPDVLRFIWVQMDQNLSSLNNSRNGKAAKSLPSSIPPAARRFLNVDPFDGGYNVTRVQVMNAQGKLVNADYWLNDTIMKINLPAPLQSGGTVVFDIDWNHIVPDNGRGAKEKIADGWLYLNAQWFPRVSVYDDVNGWQTDQYLGRGEFHLEFGDYEVNITVPWNHIVGSTGVLQNPAEVLTAEQQRRVAKALTVTDLKNADPVFIVGPNEVNKAAFRPKSSGMLTWKFKAQNVRDFSWASSKTFVWDAAGYKYRPTDKAIQLNSYYPRAAMPLWDKASTRATWETLYTYGRMSLEYPYPQASNVNGPVGGMEYPMIAFCGGRPNKEGKFNESQERALISVTIHEVGHNWFPMIISSDERKWTWQDEGINSFYQYYSENDYAARYTGTKYGEQFKEGKYDNNRNLAKGIVPYMRQKDQVPIMIHSDLIHTGFGPNGYTKPAAGLWILREHVLGPKAFDEAFKEYSQKWAFKHPSPYDFFRTMEDGAGEDLAWFWRGWMYSTYANDQAIAEVKSQKAADLVGDEKRGKNYWRVTIENKGGMLMPVVMEVTYDDGSKERMKLPVDIWRYNELKFEKGFFSDKNVSKVVLDPDEVFSDVDTKNNTWDASKLEQPKPQEAPGTSGN, encoded by the coding sequence ATGATTCACCGTTTCTGGCGCATTCTTCCGATCGTGTTGTTACTCGGCATGTCGGTTGCAAACGCCCAATATTGGTTACAACCCGGAGATGGCAAAACCAATAACTCGCAGTTCCGTCCGATACCGGACTGGCCCACCCCCAACGAATACCGCACTTCTTCCGGTGCACCCGGCCCCAAATACTGGCAACAAAAGGTGGACTATAAAATTGATGTCACTTTAGACACCACCGCACACAAGCTAATCGGGAAAGAGCGTGTTACCTATAAAAACAATTCGCCGGATGTTTTACGGTTTATTTGGGTACAAATGGACCAAAACTTATCCTCTCTCAATAATAGCCGGAATGGAAAAGCAGCCAAATCTTTGCCCAGTTCCATTCCACCAGCTGCCCGCCGCTTCTTGAATGTGGATCCGTTTGATGGAGGGTACAATGTGACCCGTGTACAAGTAATGAATGCACAAGGAAAATTGGTCAATGCAGATTATTGGTTGAACGATACCATCATGAAAATCAACCTGCCTGCCCCTCTCCAATCTGGCGGAACGGTGGTCTTTGATATTGACTGGAACCACATCGTACCCGATAATGGACGCGGGGCAAAAGAAAAAATTGCCGATGGCTGGTTGTATCTGAATGCCCAATGGTTCCCCCGTGTATCGGTGTATGACGACGTGAATGGCTGGCAAACCGATCAGTACCTCGGACGTGGCGAATTCCATCTGGAATTTGGCGATTATGAAGTAAACATTACTGTGCCCTGGAACCATATTGTTGGCTCTACCGGTGTATTGCAAAATCCTGCCGAAGTCCTCACTGCCGAGCAACAACGTCGTGTGGCCAAGGCACTAACCGTTACCGATCTCAAAAATGCAGACCCTGTTTTCATTGTCGGACCAAACGAGGTTAACAAGGCTGCCTTCCGCCCCAAATCCTCTGGGATGCTAACGTGGAAGTTTAAGGCACAAAACGTGCGCGACTTCTCTTGGGCTTCCTCCAAAACCTTTGTTTGGGATGCGGCGGGCTACAAATACCGCCCCACCGACAAAGCCATTCAATTAAATAGCTATTATCCGCGTGCTGCGATGCCCTTATGGGACAAAGCCTCCACCCGAGCAACATGGGAAACACTCTATACCTATGGCCGTATGTCGTTGGAATATCCATACCCACAAGCCTCCAATGTGAATGGACCTGTTGGTGGCATGGAGTATCCGATGATCGCTTTTTGTGGCGGACGTCCTAACAAAGAAGGGAAGTTTAATGAATCTCAGGAACGTGCGTTGATTTCGGTGACCATCCACGAAGTGGGGCACAACTGGTTCCCAATGATCATCTCCTCCGACGAGCGCAAATGGACTTGGCAAGACGAAGGGATCAACTCGTTTTATCAATATTACAGCGAAAACGATTATGCTGCACGCTATACCGGAACAAAGTATGGCGAACAGTTCAAAGAAGGGAAATATGACAATAACCGCAATTTGGCCAAAGGCATTGTGCCCTATATGCGCCAAAAAGACCAAGTACCCATCATGATCCACTCAGACTTGATCCACACGGGATTTGGCCCGAATGGTTATACCAAACCTGCGGCGGGCCTCTGGATCTTGCGCGAGCATGTATTAGGCCCCAAGGCCTTCGACGAAGCCTTTAAGGAATACTCCCAAAAATGGGCCTTTAAACATCCCTCGCCCTACGACTTCTTCCGGACGATGGAAGACGGTGCAGGAGAAGACTTGGCGTGGTTCTGGCGCGGCTGGATGTATAGCACCTATGCAAATGATCAGGCCATTGCCGAAGTGAAGTCTCAGAAAGCAGCCGATTTGGTGGGCGACGAAAAACGCGGCAAAAACTATTGGCGGGTTACCATCGAGAACAAAGGCGGTATGCTGATGCCTGTGGTGATGGAAGTAACCTACGATGATGGCTCCAAAGAACGTATGAAACTCCCCGTGGACATTTGGCGCTACAACGAGTTGAAGTTTGAAAAAGGCTTCTTTTCGGATAAGAATGTATCCAAAGTGGTCTTAGATCCAGATGAAGTTTTCTCGGATGTAGACACCAAGAACAACACGTGGGATGCTTCTAAATTAGAACAACCGAAGCCTCAGGAAGCACCCGGAACTTCCGGTAATTGA
- the pckA gene encoding phosphoenolpyruvate carboxykinase (ATP) translates to MMSLDLKKYGITVQNVIRNIAPAVLYEEALQYEKGAGFSDTGALMIRSGQKTGRSPKDKRIVVHPNSQGNIWWGSINIGMDEHTFEINHERAIDYLNTRDRIYVMDGFAGWDPKYRIKVRIICTRPYHALFMNNMLIRPTKEELENFGEPDYVIYNAGAFGANRYTDGMTSKTSVDLCFERKQFVILGTEYAGEMKKGVFTIMNYIMPERGVLSMHCSANEGKEGDVSLFFGLSGTGKTTLSADPNRYLIGDDEHCWTDDGIFNIEGGCYAKAIDLTREKEPEIYGAIKFGTVLENVVFDQDTHAVDYTDTSITENTRAAYPIEYIPNAKVPSMGGHPKNIIFLTCDAFGVLPPVARLSPEQAMYHFISGYTAKVAGTEMGVTEPSATFSACFGAAFMVWHPSKYAELLAENMNKHQAKAWLVNTGWSGGAYGVGERMKLKITRAIIDAIHNGDLDEVEVVVDPRFGFEVPTTCPNVPSEVLIPKNTWQDGDAYEAKANHLAQLFQKNFVQFAEGSSDAIKNAGPKVI, encoded by the coding sequence ATCATGTCATTAGACCTAAAAAAATACGGAATAACCGTTCAAAATGTGATTCGTAATATTGCGCCCGCCGTGTTATACGAAGAGGCCCTTCAATATGAAAAAGGAGCTGGATTTTCAGACACAGGTGCGCTGATGATTCGCTCTGGTCAAAAAACCGGACGTAGTCCTAAAGACAAGCGGATTGTGGTGCATCCAAATAGCCAAGGAAATATTTGGTGGGGAAGCATCAACATTGGAATGGATGAGCACACCTTCGAGATTAACCATGAACGGGCAATAGATTACCTCAATACCCGCGATCGCATATATGTGATGGATGGCTTTGCTGGGTGGGATCCTAAATACCGGATTAAAGTCCGGATTATCTGTACCCGTCCCTACCATGCACTCTTTATGAACAACATGCTGATTCGTCCGACAAAAGAGGAGTTAGAAAACTTTGGCGAGCCAGATTATGTGATTTATAATGCAGGTGCTTTTGGGGCAAACCGATATACCGATGGAATGACCTCGAAGACGAGTGTGGACCTCTGCTTTGAGCGCAAACAATTTGTCATCCTAGGTACCGAGTATGCGGGTGAAATGAAAAAGGGGGTCTTTACCATCATGAACTACATCATGCCAGAACGCGGCGTTCTTTCCATGCACTGCTCGGCAAACGAGGGCAAAGAGGGCGATGTGTCGTTGTTTTTTGGCCTGAGTGGGACAGGAAAAACAACTCTTTCGGCAGACCCAAACCGCTACCTAATTGGAGATGATGAGCACTGTTGGACGGATGACGGGATATTTAATATCGAAGGGGGATGTTATGCAAAAGCCATAGACCTGACGAGAGAAAAAGAACCGGAGATTTATGGGGCCATTAAATTTGGTACGGTATTAGAAAATGTGGTTTTTGATCAGGATACCCATGCCGTAGATTATACCGATACCAGTATCACCGAAAATACCCGTGCGGCCTATCCGATTGAGTACATCCCGAATGCGAAAGTGCCGTCTATGGGCGGTCATCCGAAGAACATTATCTTCCTTACGTGTGATGCTTTCGGGGTCTTGCCACCCGTTGCGCGCCTTTCGCCCGAACAAGCGATGTACCACTTTATCAGCGGTTATACGGCCAAAGTAGCCGGAACCGAAATGGGTGTTACAGAGCCTTCTGCTACTTTTTCGGCGTGTTTTGGCGCCGCTTTTATGGTGTGGCATCCCAGTAAATATGCCGAACTCTTGGCCGAAAATATGAATAAGCATCAAGCTAAGGCATGGTTGGTGAATACTGGCTGGAGCGGTGGCGCTTATGGCGTAGGGGAACGGATGAAGCTCAAAATTACCCGTGCCATCATTGATGCAATTCATAATGGCGATTTGGACGAGGTAGAAGTGGTGGTAGATCCACGCTTTGGTTTTGAAGTGCCAACCACTTGCCCTAATGTACCCAGCGAAGTACTGATTCCGAAAAATACCTGGCAAGATGGCGACGCCTACGAAGCAAAAGCCAATCATTTGGCACAACTGTTCCAAAAGAACTTTGTACAGTTTGCAGAAGGCAGTTCGGACGCGATTAAAAATGCCGGACCGAAGGTGATTTAA
- a CDS encoding tryptophanase yields the protein MKTIIEPFKIKSVEPIRMTSRAERAIAIRNVHYNAFGLKSEDVMIDLLTDSGTSAMSAAQWSGIMRGDESYAGSPSYYRFEEAVRTLMPFKYIIPTHQGRAAEKILFSIVGGSGKIIPNNTHFDTTRANVEFSGAIGLDLVIEEGKDPQSAYPFKGNIDVSKLAALLAEKHESIPLVMLTITNNSGGGQPVSMQNIRETKAICVQYGKPLFIDACRFAENAYFIKLREEGFADRSVKSIVQEMFSYADGMTMSAKKDALVNMGGWLALNDEQWAAGARNLLIITEGFPTYGGLSGRDLEVMAIGLEEVIQEDYLQYRIVSTAYVGQALTDMGIPIVRPVGGHAVYVDANSFLPHIPPTSYPGQSLVVALYEMGGIRACEIGSVMFGKQPDGTERPAAMELVRLAIPRRVYTQSHMDYVIEVFEEISRHKDQLPGMKITWEPPMLRHFTAQFEPETF from the coding sequence ATGAAAACCATTATTGAGCCCTTCAAAATCAAATCTGTTGAACCCATTCGGATGACGTCTCGTGCTGAGCGGGCGATAGCCATCCGCAACGTTCACTACAATGCATTCGGCTTAAAGTCCGAAGATGTCATGATTGATTTGCTTACCGATTCCGGAACCTCTGCCATGAGCGCAGCCCAGTGGTCGGGCATTATGCGGGGTGATGAAAGTTATGCGGGTTCGCCCTCATATTATCGCTTTGAAGAGGCTGTCCGTACATTGATGCCCTTCAAGTACATCATTCCTACACACCAAGGCCGAGCTGCCGAGAAAATTTTGTTCTCGATTGTTGGCGGATCAGGAAAGATCATTCCAAACAACACCCATTTTGATACCACACGGGCCAATGTAGAGTTTTCGGGTGCGATTGGGTTGGATTTGGTGATTGAAGAAGGGAAAGATCCGCAATCCGCGTATCCTTTTAAAGGCAATATAGATGTCTCGAAATTAGCGGCACTTTTGGCCGAGAAGCATGAATCCATCCCACTGGTGATGCTGACCATTACGAATAACTCCGGTGGTGGCCAGCCTGTTTCGATGCAGAATATCCGTGAGACCAAGGCGATCTGCGTGCAGTATGGAAAACCATTGTTTATAGATGCGTGTCGGTTTGCGGAGAATGCGTATTTCATCAAACTCCGCGAAGAAGGATTTGCCGATCGCTCCGTAAAAAGTATTGTTCAGGAAATGTTCTCCTATGCCGACGGTATGACCATGAGCGCCAAAAAAGATGCTTTGGTGAATATGGGGGGGTGGTTGGCCCTGAACGACGAACAATGGGCAGCGGGGGCCCGTAACTTATTGATTATCACAGAAGGCTTCCCAACCTATGGCGGTCTCTCTGGGCGGGATCTGGAGGTGATGGCCATTGGTCTGGAAGAAGTGATACAAGAAGATTATTTGCAATATCGCATTGTCTCTACCGCCTATGTCGGGCAAGCCTTAACCGATATGGGTATCCCCATTGTTAGGCCAGTGGGTGGCCATGCGGTTTATGTGGATGCCAATTCTTTCCTTCCACACATCCCCCCGACCTCTTATCCAGGTCAATCGTTGGTGGTGGCTTTATACGAGATGGGTGGGATCCGAGCTTGCGAAATTGGTTCCGTAATGTTTGGCAAACAGCCCGATGGCACCGAACGGCCCGCAGCCATGGAATTGGTCCGGCTGGCCATTCCGAGGCGGGTTTATACCCAAAGTCATATGGATTATGTGATCGAGGTCTTTGAGGAGATCAGTCGTCACAAAGACCAACTTCCCGGCATGAAAATTACCTGGGAACCACCTATGTTGCGACATTTTACCGCACAATTTGAACCTGAAACCTTTTAA
- a CDS encoding histone deacetylase, protein MNKTVYTFDPSHVEHTTPGHPEHKGRLERVWKVLEETGLSERLTRLETSEADMEHIKVVHSTRYVDHLHYMVHQGLSYLDPDTYCTQHSLEVALRGVGGLLNITDAVLSGRADNGMALQRPPGHHARPHAAMGFCLFGNVAIAAKYAKRKFGLERVLVLDFDVHHGNGTQEMLYDDPNILFMSVHGAPPFYPESGFIQETGREEGEGFTVNVPLLPGAGDETYLSVFRKVFAPLVARFKPEAIFVSAGYDAHWMDPMAHMHLSTAGFDAMILEIMAWADQYADGRLIATLEGGYHVNALAQSVAHTLTLLQNPDARLEDPFGSYKDGEMHAEELIKSIAHFWRV, encoded by the coding sequence ATGAATAAAACCGTTTATACCTTCGACCCTTCGCATGTGGAGCACACCACGCCGGGACACCCCGAACACAAAGGCCGATTGGAGCGCGTTTGGAAAGTACTGGAAGAGACCGGGCTGTCTGAACGTTTAACCCGGTTGGAGACGTCGGAGGCAGATATGGAGCACATTAAAGTGGTTCATAGTACGCGGTACGTGGACCACTTGCATTATATGGTACACCAAGGGCTAAGTTATTTGGATCCCGATACGTATTGTACCCAACATTCATTGGAGGTGGCGCTGCGGGGTGTGGGTGGTTTGCTTAATATTACTGATGCTGTTTTATCGGGTCGTGCAGATAATGGCATGGCCTTGCAACGTCCGCCGGGTCACCATGCGCGCCCACACGCAGCGATGGGTTTTTGCCTCTTCGGGAACGTAGCCATTGCAGCCAAATATGCAAAGCGGAAATTTGGCTTAGAACGGGTTTTGGTCTTGGATTTTGATGTACATCATGGCAATGGTACGCAGGAGATGCTCTATGACGATCCGAATATCTTGTTTATGAGTGTGCATGGCGCACCGCCATTTTATCCGGAGTCCGGATTTATTCAAGAAACAGGGCGTGAGGAGGGTGAAGGCTTTACGGTGAATGTGCCGTTATTGCCCGGTGCGGGGGACGAGACCTACTTGAGTGTGTTTCGTAAGGTTTTTGCCCCTTTGGTGGCCCGTTTCAAGCCAGAAGCCATTTTTGTTTCTGCTGGGTATGATGCGCACTGGATGGATCCGATGGCCCATATGCACCTTTCTACTGCTGGGTTTGATGCGATGATTTTGGAAATCATGGCGTGGGCAGACCAATATGCCGATGGCCGTCTGATTGCCACATTAGAGGGTGGCTACCATGTGAACGCTTTGGCCCAGAGCGTAGCCCATACCCTTACATTGCTGCAAAACCCTGATGCGAGACTGGAAGACCCCTTTGGCTCCTATAAAGACGGCGAAATGCACGCCGAAGAACTAATAAAAAGTATTGCGCATTTTTGGCGCGTATAA
- a CDS encoding PorV/PorQ family protein has translation MKLKFICAFLLLFLVSNGAFAQEEGTTGSMHLMVPTTARTIGLGSVATTAVKGMNPVEAMASNPSGLSDNTGTAALFSRMNYVADIGISTFGVAQNLGTRNLALTFTAWNFGDIARQTEAKPEIEDGVTYSAATSVIGVSYSRQLTDRIATGVTFKASNERIDDLSQSRVTIDGGMTYTVGESGLRFGVALLNFGPKSAFSGDGLIRFNRITNQPANAAQTPFRIAAEDFESPAALNFGATYTRSLAGSASATLVGNFRSTSLGPDVYTGGVELGFRNLLFVRGGYQGITGGNDNSMYTGLSAGAGLNIDVSGFQMSVDYAYRATNYFTAPQTITVGLKF, from the coding sequence ATGAAATTGAAATTCATATGTGCATTCCTGCTCCTCTTCCTTGTGTCTAACGGAGCATTTGCACAAGAAGAAGGAACCACAGGATCTATGCACCTTATGGTTCCGACCACCGCCCGTACCATCGGGTTGGGTTCGGTGGCCACCACGGCCGTTAAGGGGATGAACCCCGTAGAGGCCATGGCCAGCAACCCGTCAGGGCTGTCTGACAACACCGGAACGGCTGCGCTGTTCAGCCGGATGAATTATGTGGCCGATATTGGCATCAGCACCTTTGGGGTGGCCCAAAACCTCGGTACACGGAACCTTGCCCTTACCTTTACGGCTTGGAACTTTGGCGACATTGCCCGTCAGACCGAAGCCAAGCCAGAAATTGAAGACGGCGTTACGTATTCGGCAGCAACCTCGGTGATTGGGGTTTCTTACTCACGTCAATTGACCGACCGTATTGCGACCGGGGTTACGTTCAAAGCCTCTAACGAGCGCATTGACGACCTGAGCCAATCTCGTGTCACGATTGATGGTGGGATGACCTATACCGTGGGTGAATCTGGCCTCCGTTTTGGGGTAGCACTTTTGAACTTCGGTCCGAAATCTGCTTTCTCTGGAGACGGTCTGATCCGCTTTAACCGTATTACGAACCAACCAGCGAATGCCGCCCAAACTCCGTTCCGGATTGCCGCAGAAGACTTTGAGTCGCCGGCAGCCCTGAACTTTGGTGCAACCTATACCCGCTCATTGGCTGGTAGTGCCTCTGCGACCTTGGTTGGGAACTTCCGTTCCACGAGTTTAGGTCCGGATGTTTATACGGGTGGTGTCGAGTTGGGCTTCCGTAATCTCCTCTTTGTACGTGGTGGCTACCAAGGCATCACAGGCGGCAACGACAATTCGATGTACACGGGCCTTAGCGCTGGTGCAGGTCTGAACATTGACGTAAGCGGCTTCCAAATGAGTGTGGATTACGCCTACCGCGCAACCAATTACTTTACGGCTCCGCAAACCATCACGGTTGGTCTTAAGTTCTAA
- a CDS encoding T9SS type A sorting domain-containing protein, producing MHSYIHKGLSFLAIVLCFAFFAPRAEAQTVGNCVNGKAEKYLDVNNVRARILNVGGLFWNGDPNVYTVPKGGAAEAIFAGGIWLSGITEGDNKLRMAAATYGTWEFWPGPLDANGNPPADCSTYDRIYKVSLTDITTLNETGVATSDLAEWPWQIGAPVKDGDGNPNNYDITKGDRPDMIGDQMIWWVMNDVGNAHKRTSTDPIGVEVQTTAFAFNQAGDLGNMTFYRTKIIYKGKSNLTETMLSLWSDVDLGDSSDDYLGVDTTLSLGYVYNSDENDGGDHGYGAAPPAIGYDFFQGPLVNGKRLGVTYFHYFLNGSPVCGDPAASSTEYRYAQTGRCRDGRRLSATGDGSSGNPPYSNFAFTGDPVTGRGWSEMNNNGAGGRSPNGDRRFVMSTGPWTMKPGEVQEIVYGIVWARAKTALGSLAKLRLADTKAQDLFNNNFVAPNPPDAPNVTVSANDGQIFLNWSWPANSDNYLGSYKETKYAYDLEGYIVKQYATEVDQEGTVIAVYDKNNGIQRIYDVDENDPLASALVVAGSDSGLKTSHIVDGVINYQNTYFGVQAYAYNPAGVPKVLLGIEKRVEFVPTDAQALNGGTKLQAKAGDVVTSTSVGSSTDGYVTATVVDPLAITGDEYQVKFYNHTIGSATYKTYDIINVTKNNTVVFDGKKAVATLGTNAPENVPVTTIDGLQFTVYGAPNGFKSFQVVANAGGPLAVPEMGAFAFNASGFPCLGPAGQADGTCSLSGTRDRPAIAVQQKATGAGLGWGIHTADNGSRAAYSAFTARTTRDGASWGKIVPFDFEIRFTAAGGKGVEFNSNNTVMDVPFEIWNIGSGTPANTADDVRMIPSILENGPNGLAAGIAGRVEDKIFNLSAADHTISGGADDPYTDAIYWVNPTDMTPGQGGYNATIANAAAGGVWSSAREVMARMVLVNWNGGTAAPYAREMPEVGTVFRINSTKPNVPGVVHKIATADKKTLTGDATNFSLDRIGITPNPYKGASAFETSNIKDEVRFTDLPDNCTIRVFTLDGTLVRTLSHNSANGYLTWDMANENGLRLASGMYLIHVDVPNVGEKVLKFGVVRKKIQLSAF from the coding sequence ATGCATTCTTACATCCATAAAGGTCTTTCCTTCTTGGCTATTGTTCTCTGCTTTGCCTTCTTTGCGCCCCGCGCCGAGGCCCAGACCGTAGGGAACTGTGTTAACGGGAAAGCCGAAAAATACTTAGACGTCAACAACGTTCGGGCGCGGATCCTGAACGTAGGGGGCTTGTTCTGGAATGGAGACCCCAACGTTTATACCGTTCCCAAAGGCGGTGCAGCCGAAGCCATCTTTGCTGGAGGGATCTGGCTGAGTGGGATCACCGAGGGAGACAATAAACTCCGTATGGCGGCCGCTACCTATGGAACCTGGGAATTCTGGCCTGGACCATTAGACGCAAATGGAAACCCGCCGGCAGATTGTTCTACCTATGACCGGATCTACAAAGTTTCACTCACCGACATTACAACGTTGAATGAAACAGGGGTGGCTACTTCCGACCTCGCCGAGTGGCCGTGGCAAATTGGTGCCCCTGTCAAAGATGGAGACGGCAATCCGAACAACTACGACATCACAAAAGGTGACCGTCCAGATATGATCGGGGACCAAATGATTTGGTGGGTGATGAACGATGTGGGCAACGCACACAAACGCACCAGTACCGACCCAATTGGCGTAGAAGTTCAAACCACTGCTTTTGCCTTTAACCAAGCTGGTGACTTGGGGAACATGACGTTCTACCGTACCAAGATTATCTATAAAGGGAAGTCTAACCTGACCGAAACGATGCTCTCGTTGTGGTCGGATGTGGACTTGGGCGACTCTTCGGACGATTACCTTGGGGTGGATACCACCCTAAGTTTGGGCTATGTGTATAATTCTGATGAAAATGATGGTGGTGATCATGGCTATGGTGCTGCCCCACCAGCCATAGGGTACGACTTCTTCCAAGGACCCTTGGTGAATGGGAAGCGCTTGGGTGTGACCTATTTCCATTACTTCCTGAACGGTAGCCCAGTATGCGGTGACCCAGCAGCCAGTAGCACGGAGTATCGCTATGCCCAAACGGGTCGTTGCCGAGACGGACGCCGTTTGTCGGCTACGGGGGATGGTTCGAGTGGTAACCCACCATATAGCAACTTTGCGTTTACGGGCGATCCTGTAACGGGTAGGGGTTGGTCGGAAATGAACAACAACGGTGCAGGTGGTCGTTCGCCGAACGGTGACCGCCGCTTTGTGATGTCCACCGGACCTTGGACGATGAAGCCGGGTGAAGTACAAGAAATTGTATATGGCATTGTGTGGGCACGGGCTAAAACGGCTTTAGGTTCTTTGGCTAAATTGCGCCTGGCAGATACCAAAGCACAAGACCTGTTCAACAACAACTTTGTGGCTCCCAACCCACCAGATGCACCTAATGTTACGGTTTCTGCCAATGACGGCCAGATCTTCCTGAATTGGTCTTGGCCTGCCAATAGTGATAACTATTTAGGCAGTTATAAGGAAACCAAGTATGCCTATGACCTCGAAGGTTATATCGTGAAGCAATATGCCACCGAGGTAGATCAAGAAGGAACCGTGATTGCGGTCTATGACAAAAACAATGGAATCCAACGGATTTATGATGTGGACGAAAACGATCCGCTGGCGTCTGCCTTGGTTGTAGCTGGTAGTGATTCTGGTCTCAAGACCTCCCATATTGTGGATGGTGTTATAAACTACCAAAACACCTATTTTGGTGTACAGGCCTATGCCTATAATCCGGCTGGGGTACCTAAAGTTCTTTTGGGTATTGAAAAGCGTGTTGAATTTGTACCCACCGATGCACAGGCATTAAATGGTGGTACCAAACTTCAGGCCAAAGCAGGAGATGTCGTAACCAGTACTTCAGTAGGTTCTTCGACAGATGGTTATGTAACCGCAACCGTAGTTGATCCATTGGCCATTACGGGTGACGAGTACCAAGTGAAGTTCTATAACCACACCATTGGTAGTGCTACCTATAAAACATATGACATCATCAATGTAACCAAAAACAATACGGTCGTTTTTGATGGTAAAAAGGCAGTCGCTACTTTGGGCACGAATGCACCAGAAAATGTGCCTGTCACAACCATTGATGGATTGCAGTTTACGGTGTATGGCGCTCCGAATGGCTTTAAGTCTTTCCAAGTGGTTGCCAATGCTGGTGGGCCTTTGGCTGTACCGGAAATGGGCGCTTTTGCCTTCAACGCATCAGGTTTCCCTTGTCTGGGACCTGCTGGCCAAGCAGATGGAACTTGTTCGCTATCGGGTACACGTGACCGTCCGGCAATCGCCGTTCAACAAAAAGCAACTGGCGCTGGTCTGGGATGGGGGATTCATACGGCAGACAACGGCAGTCGTGCTGCTTACTCTGCATTTACTGCTCGTACGACCCGTGATGGTGCCAGTTGGGGTAAAATTGTACCTTTTGACTTCGAGATTCGCTTTACGGCAGCTGGAGGAAAAGGCGTAGAATTTAACTCGAACAATACAGTCATGGATGTACCATTCGAAATTTGGAACATTGGTTCCGGTACACCTGCCAACACGGCAGACGACGTTCGAATGATTCCATCTATTTTGGAAAACGGACCAAACGGCTTGGCGGCTGGTATTGCAGGTCGTGTAGAAGACAAAATCTTCAATCTATCTGCAGCAGACCACACGATCTCTGGTGGTGCAGACGATCCCTATACCGACGCAATCTATTGGGTGAACCCTACCGATATGACACCGGGACAAGGTGGATATAATGCAACCATAGCAAACGCTGCTGCTGGTGGTGTTTGGAGTTCTGCTCGCGAAGTGATGGCGCGTATGGTCTTGGTAAACTGGAATGGTGGCACGGCAGCGCCTTATGCCCGCGAAATGCCAGAAGTAGGAACGGTATTCCGTATCAACTCTACCAAGCCAAACGTACCGGGTGTGGTGCATAAAATTGCCACGGCGGATAAAAAGACCCTCACTGGAGACGCTACTAACTTTAGCTTGGATCGTATTGGTATCACGCCGAACCCATACAAAGGTGCTTCTGCTTTTGAAACCTCAAACATCAAAGACGAAGTACGCTTTACGGACTTGCCGGATAATTGTACCATTCGTGTGTTTACCCTTGATGGAACGCTCGTGCGCACCCTTTCGCATAACTCGGCGAATGGCTACCTGACTTGGGATATGGCCAACGAAAACGGTTTGCGTCTGGCAAGCGGTATGTACCTGATCCATGTTGATGTACCGAATGTTGGGGAAAAAGTGTTGAAGTTTGGGGTAGTGCGTAAGAAGATCCAATTGTCGGCCTTCTAA